In the genome of Zygosaccharomyces rouxii strain CBS732 chromosome G complete sequence, the window GTCGATGAACTAGGTGTCAGCTGGTGTCCTAAGGTCGAAGTACTTACCCAAGAAGAGATTCAGAAACGTGAGATTGAAAAGGAGAGaaatttgagaagattGAAGAGAGAATCGGATCGTATGCACAGAcgtggaagaagaagagtagACGATTTGGAGACTACGATGAGAATATGAATCAAGATTGTATCGTAATATATGTAATTATGATGAATAAAACTGCAGCAACTTATTTATGAGCTTGATCCACAGTCACAGTAACCCAGGGCAAGGtgaatttcaattttggaGACGAAAGTTGATATTCTATTTATCGGGAATTACGCGACACATAGCGGTAAAGGCAAGAGGGTATGCTACTTATTCTGCCATTAAATCGAATTAAATAGAAAAGTTTGTTCTATACAACTCAAAAAGACGTTTTAATTTCGTGTCATAACCGTATATTTctatcatttttatcacTTGACGATGCTTCCAAGATTTTCCGAAGACCAAGCACATCACATCTTATGAGCTCATCTACGCCTTAAATTATACCGGAAAACGCAAGCAATTGAGAGGTCAATGTCCTCTGAACAACTCCTTGTAAGGCATGTCAGGGATAATCTAATCACTCACAAACATacattagaagaatttgccCAACTAGTGGCGCAACACCATCGAAGTAAACACGAGTCTGAGCCTGATGAAGCTACTATAAAAGATTGGTATACGAAGTACGAGCAACAGGATGACGCTGCCTTACAACTATCGGAAcagagaattgaaaatttcttgaatgATGCTAGACAGGCGCAATTGCTCGAACTGGAGAAATCACAACTTGCTGAgtctttttctttggaagatgtcGTTAACAA includes:
- the NKP2 gene encoding Nkp2p (weakly similar to uniprot|Q06162 Saccharomyces cerevisiae YLR315W NKP2) — its product is MSSEQLLVRHVRDNLITHKHTLEEFAQLVAQHHRSKHESEPDEATIKDWYTKYEQQDDAALQLSEQRIENFLNDARQAQLLELEKSQLAESFSLEDVVNKLYHVDQLLDKRLAYMNESMKDNVTELQKFNELLELANSTKTDDDEDISS